atttgtacctatgtggacaagaagcaagGGAAAATAATCATGAGGCGTGAGAAGTTTATTCAGGCTGGTGGTGACATCCCTTAtcttggctccaggcagacagcaaacctccctcgaGTGtgtatccggtctgcagattggtccctcggtgcccctcagcatggagtccccaatgactattactctccgtttcttccgttgtggggggGGAAGTCGGTCAGCAGATGGAGCTGCGTGTTGGGCCTGCTTCTGCTCTTCGTCGGTagcttcttcctgaagaatctggaatctgttcctcaggacgagttgaggggttgacgtagggttggcctgttgggaagaaaaagaagaggatgaagagattgaaaaagggggggggggatcgcctATGTTTGCCTGTGGAAGAGGTCATCAGCTGCCAGGTGTCATTgccgccagccatttcctgtatcccaattgttggtttcaaagctgatgatttgggcgtctcgagaATAGACTTGTCATGGGACTGCTCTGTGATTTGGGACATCTCctgaacgactccgtcgatgtaggcttcatcctctcggatgcttctcaggcgtaccacctcctccctgaggctccacagTTCCTGCAAGAGTGCTCCATCCAGCTGAgcggcctcctctgtctgcgtggagacCGTAGTGTAATGCCGGGCGATGGACTCcgtctgcacggagacctctgcCCACCGTCCTGGATCCTCCTCCCTCCACACGCAGTCCATGATCTCCTCCTGGATCCCCATGGCGACTGGAATGCTGGATTTGATTGTAGCCTTGGTgcttctagtcctccctgccatttccaagttgtgATTTTcaggtctgcctgtcagtaaatTAGAAAATGAGAGAGAGTTAGAAAAATCCAACTGAGAGCTAGTGCGAGATTGTGAAAAATTTGGGTGTCTGAAAGCTTAAGGTGTGTGAGGGATTGAAGTTAAGATTAGGTGTCCGAGAGGTTAAGAGCTGGGGGTAACTGAAAGGGTGGCTGTCTGTGAGTTAGTGTGAGAGTTGCAAGTTAGTATGAGGGTTTGAGTGATTAGGGTGAAGGGTTAGGGTAAAGGGATAGATTGCTGCTCTAAGATATCCTAGTCAAGTGTAGTTTGGCTCgccttaaggctcttcgcaaaggcgctcgcgccgaacggctgcgcgccgttggctcgcctccttttatggaggagcccggtcgctggcTGCTGATGTaatggggtgggcagagctactcacgccgctgccccgaagtctccGATGTCTCCAATTCTGTGCTGGCGCCTTCCGCTCTCTCAGCGCCTAGCACAGctctccctctgctcccccactcCCTCTCCCAGCCGCGTGTCGCAACGGTGGTGGTAGTGGAAGCAGTAGCagcgcccgttggctcgcctccttttatggaggagctcGGTCGCTGGCTGCTGATTtaatggggtgggcggagctactcacgccgctgccccgaagtctccGATGTCTCCGATTCTGTGCTGGCGCTTTCCGCTCTCCCAGCGCCTAGCACAGCTCTCCCTCTGCTCTCCCACTCCCGCTCCCAGCCGCGTGTCGCAACGGTGGTAGTAGTGGAAGCAGTAGCagcgcccgttggctcgcctccttttatggaagAGCCCGGTCGCTGGCTGCTGATGTaatggggtgggcagagctactcACGCCGCTGCCCCGATGTCTCCGATTCTGTGCTGGCGCTTTCTGCTCTCCCAGCGCCTAGCAcagctctcccactccctctcccAGCCGCGTGTCGCAACGGTGGTGGTAGTGGAAGCaggataaataaatattaaaaaacaatGGGGAGAGTGGTGAACCCTGAGGTACACCGCAAGGATTACTCTAAGAATGACTTAGAATGCAAAATATTTTGAAACCATTGATAGACTTGCCCAGAGACTCGTATAGAATCAAGACAACCAAGCAGTATGTTCTGATCTCCCAGGTCAAATGCACTACTAAGATCAAATTATAGAAGCAAAGCATTTTGACCCTTGCTAAAAAGACCATGTATATGATCCaaaagtgaagccaaaatgaTCTCAGTACTATACATTggtctgaaaccagactgtgaaGAATGCAAAAGGTTAACCCAACTCAGATAAACCGACATGTGGACATATATAACCCCCTCCATCAATTTAACAAAAAATGGTATTGAGATTATGGGCCTGTAATTGGACATCAAATCaattggtcataagaacataagaagttgcctccactgggtcagaccagaggtccatctcgcccagcggtccgctcccgcggcggcccaccaggtcctcgacctgtgaagtgaattcttgaccttataacctacctctacttctataacctacctctgctgctacctgtacccctcaatccctttatcctttaggaacctatccaaacctttcttgaacccctttactgtgctctcgcctatcacaacctccggaagagcattccatgcgtccaccaccctctgggtaaaaaagaacttcctagcatttgttctaaacctgccccctttcaatttctccgagtgacccctagtgctcgtggttccccacagttcgaagaatctgtccttatccactttttctatgcccttcaaaagtctcctcttctccagggagaacagccccagcattttcaacctgtcagcgtatgtaaagttttccatacctcttatcagtttagtcgctcttctctggactccctcgagtactgccatgtctttcctgaggtacggcgaccagtactggacacagtactccaggtgcaggcgcaccattgcactatacagcggcatgataacttcctttgtcctggttgtgataccctttttgatgatgcccagcattctgtttgctctctttgaggctgtcgcacactgcgccgatggtttcaaagttgtgtccaccattacatccaggtctctttcaaggttgctcacccctagcaatattccccccattttgtagctgaacatcgggttctttttccctacgtgcatgaccttgcatttctctatgttgaaactcatttgccacttttttgcccactcctccagtctcgtcaggtccctttgcaggtcttcacaatcctccatggttttgaccctgttacagagtttggtgtcatcagcaaatttaatgacctcacattttgtccccgtctccaggtcgttgataaatatattgaacaggagcagtcccaacaccgatccctgtggaactccgctcgtgacccattgccagtccgagtaatgcccttttactccaaccctctgttttctgcccgccagccagtgcctgatccatcggtggacatccccttgcaccccgtgattccacagcttctttagcagccattcgtggggtaccttgtcgaaggctttttggaagtcaaggtatatgatgtctatggcttcccccttatctatctggctgcttatcccctcaaagaagtacagtaagttcatgaggcacgacctacccttgcagaagccgtgctggctctcCTTCAGTtgtctatttttttctatgtgctagCAGATtttgtccttgaccagtgcttctaTCATCttccccgggaccgaggtcaagcttaccggcctgtagtttcctgggtctccccttgatcccttcttaaagatgggtgtgacatttgctattttccagtcctctggtatctccCCAGTCTTCatggatagattacatatttgacaaagtgtttccgctatttcgtttctcagttcttctattacccttgggtggatgccgtccggacccggtgatttgtcgctcttcagtttgtctatctgtcggaggacatcctctcggctcGCCTCTAGTTGAACCAGCTTTTCGTCGTGGTCTCCGTTTATagtctcctcgggttctgggatattggatgtgtcctctctcgtgaagactgacgagaagaatttatttaacctgtcagctatttctttttcctcctttacactccttttctgtctccgtcgtccagtggtcccacttcctctctggctggttgtttccccttcacatacttgaagaagggtttgaagtttctttcttctcctgccagtctttcctcatactctctctttgctttcctaacctctcgatggcattccttctggtgtcttttgtgctccttctggttttcctttgttgggtcctttttccattttctgaaagatgatttcttgtcacttatcgcctttcttACTGcctttgttatccacgctgggtttctaGCTCGAttatttttgcaccctttcctaaacatTCACAACAATAGAAACAtgactactactatgaattatttctatagcactaacagatgcacacagcgctatacagagtcgcaaagagtaagaaaaccatccctgcttgaaagagcttataatctaaacaggaaagacagacaaacaggatgtcatggatacagttaaggggaatggcagataaaggccaaatggcccatccagtctgcctatccgcaatAACCATGATCTctgcctctctctaagagatctcactctttcttgaattcagggtaagggaatccaggggtacaattagagggttactatacaagacaaaatgctcttgagtaatagatcactacaggtcattgacctggggggccgccgcgggagcggactgctgggcatgatggacctatggtctgactcggcagaggcagtgcttatgtgctctgtctccaccacctcttccgggagactgttccacatatctaccaccctttccttcgattactcctgagcctatcacctcttatcttcatcctaagccctctcattccagagcttcctttcaaatgaaagagacttgactcatgcgcatttacgccaccaACTTTTTTGTGGGGCGGCCAATGTCATCATGGGTGGTTCATTGTAACAAATCATCTGACATAATCAGATGATACCATTCATGAAGTAGAAGAGTTTCTTCTGGGTGATTTGACTCTATATCTCAAAAGGTTTATGGTTCTTGGTTTTCCACACTGGCTCTAAACCTGGATAATTTCTCTGGGCCTTCTGCAGGTCAGATTTATCTTCACTTAGGCTGGTGACAATGGTATAAGCCATGGGAAGAATGGTGGCAGATACTCCCAGTGAGGTAACTGCTTTGCCCTCACTAGGAGGCTGGCACAAGGCTCTAACCCCTTCTTACCTGTGGTTTTTACCAATGTCACCAGTGTAAGTGAAGATGGCTTACCTTCTTTAAATAAATCTTCAGTAAACATAAATCCCCCTCCTTACACTCTAAATATGGCTAAAACCTGCATGTTCTGGAGACGTGAACATGAGTTTGCAGACAGCCAGTATATGCACATAGCAGCTACTTACCCTGTTCCCGACATTGAGAATAGTCTTAAGAGGCAGGAACTGATTTTCAATGGATTTAGGAACCTAATTTTGTGAGTTAGAAGCCTCAGTTGGCCCCTCTGAGTTGAGGTTCTAAGTGTAGGAACCTGAAAAGTGGGTGACTAGGGGGAGGCAAATTTAGGGCTCTGGCTTTCAGCACTAGGCTCTTCCTTGGCTTCCTAAATGTAGGAAATGAGCCTGTGAGTGATATCCAGCCAAAGAAAATCTGCTTGAAGTTGACTCCAAGCAAATGTCAACCTACTTTTCTGCTTGTGTTGTACTGCTGAATATGGATGACATCCTACTTAAACAGATAACGCTACTAGAACTAGTTTATATGCAAAACTTTCTTCTCCTAAACACTCGGGAGTGGGTGCTTTAGAAgcaagtgggagttaggagttaaaagcaaccttgaaaaagtgggcttttagcctggatttgaatgctggctcaggcagtctgttccaggcttatggtgcagcaagagagaaggaacagtctggaattggaagtagaggagaagggtacagataacagAGACTTACCCAATGTGCACCCTTTGACATATTTTATGCTAGTATCACACCTGAGTGCTGTTCTGTAAACATCCATTTAACTTACACagcctgtatttgcatggggaCGTACACAGGGGCAGGCTCCCACTTTGTGCATTACTTGCCACACTGCATCAGCTCTCTGGCCACATTCTATAATGGAAAAGTGGGTGCctatcactgttccctctaaggcaacTCGAGCAGGAGTCCTCCCCTAGAGTCCTGCCAGTAGGGGGAGCTGTTTtaccatcacattttcaataggaccaggcaagctctgcaggagtCCAAGAAATCTGCCTGTCCCTAGTGAAGAAAATTATAGTGTTGAAGCACTGCCCACCACCCACTGGCAGCAGTGGAGTTGAAGGACTCCTGCCCGgcttagagagaacactggactGCCTACTGCGTGCCCTCCAGTTATACAATAACCCCTATTTGCATCCTATTAGCTGAGgcaatgccttttgaaaatctctTATTAAGTTTAGCACTATTTCAATGGCAGATCGGTTATCCACTCATCTTTATGTGTCAGTTACATGGCTAAATACTGCCCCTTAACTTCCAAATGTTGATTCCtaaatcctctgaaaattgacctACCAACTCCCAAAGTTAGGCCCTGTATGACTTAGTACTCATGTTCTGACTGAGTCTTTTTCCCTCTGCAGGACTCTTCCAGAGAGCCATTATCCAGAGCGGATCTGCTCTCTCCAGCTGGGCGGTGAACTACCAGCCTGTAAAATACACCCGAATGCTGGCTGAGAAGGTGGGATGCAATGTTCTGGACACTGTAGACATGGTGGACTGTCTGCGTCAGAAGAGTTCCAAGGAACTGGTAGAGCAAGACATTCAACCCGCACGCTATCATGTAGCTTTTGGACCTGTCATTGATGGCGATGTGATCCCTGATGATCCTGAGATCCTCATGGAGCAGGGCGAATTCCTGAACTACGACATCATGCTTGGGGTGAACCAGGGCGAAGGGTTGAAGTTTGTGGAAAGTGTAGTAGATGCAGAGGATGGAGTGTCTGGCAGTGACTTTGACTATGCTGTCTCCAATTTTGTAGATAATTTATATGGATACCCAGAGGGGAAAGATACCCTGAGAGAAACCATCAAATTCATGTACACAGACTGGGCAGACCGTGATAACCCCGAGACCCGCCGCaagactctggttgcactttttaCTGACCACCAGTGGGTGGAGCCATCAGTGGTGACAGCAGACCTCCATGCCCGCTATGGCTCGCCAACATACTTTTATGCTTTCTACCATCACTGCCAGAGCCTGATGAAGCCGGCATGGTCCGATTCAGCTCATGGAGACGAGGTGCCTTATGTGTTTGGGATCCCTATGATTGGCCCAACTGATCTGTTCCCCTGCAACTTTTCCAAGAATGATATTATGCTGAGTGCCGTGGTCATGACCTACTGGACCAACTTTGCTAAAACCGGGTGAGGAAAGACTCCTTGCCTGTTATCCtcattctgtctctgtctctcttttcaTGTTTTGCTTTCTCTCTGCCCCATAATTGTCCTCATTCTTTGGTCTACTGCCAGCTGCACCCCTTCCCTCGTCCTCACTGCCCCTTTCCTTATTCACTAACTTTCCATACTACTTCCTTCCTCTGCTGCTCATTCTCGACCTTCTTTCTCGTCTGTAAAATATCATAACTGCATTAAACACAGCTCTCCTAATCTcagtatttattgattttctatgTCAAAATGATAAAGCACAGATCTGCTTTCACTCTCATCTGCCTTCCCCTCACCATCACCATGTATCTCCTGCCATTTTTCTGTTGTGTGTGTCCCATGAATTCTGATGAAAAGTGAAAATGACTTTTGCAGGTTTTGGTTGTTTTCATTGTTAGGGACCCGAACAAGCCTGTTCCACAGGACACAAAGTTCATCCACACCAAGGCAAACCGCTTTGAAGAGGTGGCTTGGTCCAAGTACAACCCTCGGGATCAGCTTTACCTGCACATTGGTCTGAAGCCTCGGGTGCGTGATCACTACCGTGCCACCAAGGTTGCCTTCTGGAAGCATCTGGTACCACATCTCTACAACCTCCATGACATGTTCCATTATACCTCAACCACCACTAAAGTGCCACCACCTGACACCACACAGAACTCTCACATTACGCGGCGTCCAAATGGCAAGGTCTGGACCACCAAGCGCCCACCCATCTCACCAGCATATAACAGTGACTACGCCAAGGAGAAGTGGAACTTGGAAGAGGATGGAAATGGCCCAATAGGAGCGGAAGAATCACGAGATTACTCCACAGAGCTCAGTGTTACGATTGCTGTTGGTGCTTCCCTCCTCTTTCTGAATGTGCTTGCATTTGCAGCTCTTTACTACCGGAAAGACAAGCGGCGACAAGACACCCACCAGCAGCCCAGTCCCCAGCACAATGCCATCAATGACATCAGCCACACCCTTGAGGAGGAAATCACTTCCCTACAGATGAATCAGGCTCATCGTGAGTGTGACACAGTACAGGCTCCTGATGCCTTGCGCCTCACCTCGCTACCCGATTACACATTGACCCTGCGCCGCTCGCCGGATGACATTCCACTGATGACTCCTAACACCATTACAATGATCCCCAATTCCTTAGTAGGGTTGCAGACACTTCATCCCTATAATACCTTTGCTGCGGGCTTCAACAGTACAGGGCTCCCTCATTCACATTCCACCACCAGGGTATAGTTTGAAAACAGACTTTGGATATGACTGCATCAGTGAACAATGTCAAGGGGCCACCACAGGCAACATCCA
The nucleotide sequence above comes from Geotrypetes seraphini chromosome 5, aGeoSer1.1, whole genome shotgun sequence. Encoded proteins:
- the NLGN3 gene encoding neuroligin-3 isoform X3 — its product is MVYIHGGSYMEGTGNMIDGNVLASYGNVIVITLNYRVGVLGFLSTGDQAAKGNYGLLDQIQALRWISENVAFFGGDPLRITVFGSGIGASCVSLLTLSHHSEGLFQRAIIQSGSALSSWAVNYQPVKYTRMLAEKVGCNVLDTVDMVDCLRQKSSKELVEQDIQPARYHVAFGPVIDGDVIPDDPEILMEQGEFLNYDIMLGVNQGEGLKFVESVVDAEDGVSGSDFDYAVSNFVDNLYGYPEGKDTLRETIKFMYTDWADRDNPETRRKTLVALFTDHQWVEPSVVTADLHARYGSPTYFYAFYHHCQSLMKPAWSDSAHGDEVPYVFGIPMIGPTDLFPCNFSKNDIMLSAVVMTYWTNFAKTGDPNKPVPQDTKFIHTKANRFEEVAWSKYNPRDQLYLHIGLKPRVRDHYRATKVAFWKHLVPHLYNLHDMFHYTSTTTKVPPPDTTQNSHITRRPNGKVWTTKRPPISPAYNSDYAKEKWNLEEDGNGPIGAEESRDYSTELSVTIAVGASLLFLNVLAFAALYYRKDKRRQDTHQQPSPQHNAINDISHTLEEEITSLQMNQAHRECDTVQAPDALRLTSLPDYTLTLRRSPDDIPLMTPNTITMIPNSLVGLQTLHPYNTFAAGFNSTGLPHSHSTTRV
- the NLGN3 gene encoding neuroligin-3 isoform X2; translation: MHLPSLPFLWVTELLYGWNLSLVLWLWTAALQVDCQAYSQTVNTHYGKIRGTRVPLPSEFLGPVDQYLGVPYAAPPVGEKRFLPPEPPPSWSGIRNATHFSPVCPQNIHNAVPEIMTPIWFTSNLDIVTTYIQDQSEDCLYLNVYVPTEDDIRDSGAKPVMVYIHGGSYMEGTGNMIDGNVLASYGNVIVITLNYRVGVLGFLSTGDQAAKGNYGLLDQIQALRWISENVAFFGGDPLRITVFGSGIGASCVSLLTLSHHSEGLFQRAIIQSGSALSSWAVNYQPVKYTRMLAEKVGCNVLDTVDMVDCLRQKSSKELVEQDIQPARYHVAFGPVIDGDVIPDDPEILMEQGEFLNYDIMLGVNQGEGLKFVESVVDAEDGVSGSDFDYAVSNFVDNLYGYPEGKDTLRETIKFMYTDWADRDNPETRRKTLVALFTDHQWVEPSVVTADLHARYGSPTYFYAFYHHCQSLMKPAWSDSAHGDEVPYVFGIPMIGPTDLFPCNFSKNDIMLSAVVMTYWTNFAKTGDPNKPVPQDTKFIHTKANRFEEVAWSKYNPRDQLYLHIGLKPRVRDHYRATKVAFWKHLVPHLYNLHDMFHYTSTTTKVPPPDTTQNSHITRRPNGKVWTTKRPPISPAYNSDYAKEKWNLEEDGNGPIGAEESRDYSTELSVTIAVGASLLFLNVLAFAALYYRKDKRRQDTHQQPSPQHNAINDISHTLEEEITSLQMNQAHRECDTVQAPDALRLTSLPDYTLTLRRSPDDIPLMTPNTITMIPNSLVGLQTLHPYNTFAAGFNSTGLPHSHSTTRV
- the NLGN3 gene encoding neuroligin-3 isoform X1, which produces MHLPSLPFLWVTELLYGWNLSLVLWLWTAALQVDCQAYSQTVNTHYGKIRGTRVPLPSEFLGPVDQYLGVPYAAPPVGEKRFLPPEPPPSWSGIRNATHFSPVCPQNIHNAVPEIMTPIWFTSNLDIVTTYIQDQSEDCLYLNVYVPTEDGSAAKKQVEDLAIPEGDEAPDIRDSGAKPVMVYIHGGSYMEGTGNMIDGNVLASYGNVIVITLNYRVGVLGFLSTGDQAAKGNYGLLDQIQALRWISENVAFFGGDPLRITVFGSGIGASCVSLLTLSHHSEGLFQRAIIQSGSALSSWAVNYQPVKYTRMLAEKVGCNVLDTVDMVDCLRQKSSKELVEQDIQPARYHVAFGPVIDGDVIPDDPEILMEQGEFLNYDIMLGVNQGEGLKFVESVVDAEDGVSGSDFDYAVSNFVDNLYGYPEGKDTLRETIKFMYTDWADRDNPETRRKTLVALFTDHQWVEPSVVTADLHARYGSPTYFYAFYHHCQSLMKPAWSDSAHGDEVPYVFGIPMIGPTDLFPCNFSKNDIMLSAVVMTYWTNFAKTGDPNKPVPQDTKFIHTKANRFEEVAWSKYNPRDQLYLHIGLKPRVRDHYRATKVAFWKHLVPHLYNLHDMFHYTSTTTKVPPPDTTQNSHITRRPNGKVWTTKRPPISPAYNSDYAKEKWNLEEDGNGPIGAEESRDYSTELSVTIAVGASLLFLNVLAFAALYYRKDKRRQDTHQQPSPQHNAINDISHTLEEEITSLQMNQAHRECDTVQAPDALRLTSLPDYTLTLRRSPDDIPLMTPNTITMIPNSLVGLQTLHPYNTFAAGFNSTGLPHSHSTTRV